Genomic window (Psychromonas sp. L1A2):
CTCAGGGTCATCATCAAAATCGTCTAATGCTAACACCCAATCTCGTAGGTCTGTAAAGCGGATAGTGAGTGGATCTTGCTTTGGATATTGTTCAATTAATGCAAGTGCAATTTCTAAAGAATCGGTCCATTTTAATATCATTAAGTTATCCTTAAAATAAAATTGGGTTAATAACTGCTTTTAACTGACTACATGAATAAAAGATTAGCATTCAATAAATAATACTAATTTAAATAAGTATGTGTCTAATCTTACTCTTAAGTAAGAAGGTTGTTCAAGGCAAATGCATATCTGTTTCATAAAATTCAAATAGATAAAATCTACCGCATAGAATATTGATATGAACGATGTCAAGTTGGCAGTTATAAAAGAGAATAAGAGTGGGCGAGTAAATCGTGTATTGAAGCGGTAAGCTTAACGCTATCAAGCTGAGAATTGAAAAAATAGCTAACCAAATTGGTTAGCTATTTTATTATAGTTAACATTATGTATGCTGACTATAATAGCTTAATGTTAATAACTAGTGATTTTCTGAAACAATATTAACCGTATACTTTGGAATTTCAACGACTAAGTCTTCACCTTTAAGGCAAGCTTGACACCCTAAGCGAGACTCTGATTCAAGCCCCCAAGCTTTGTCTAACATATCGTCTTCTAACTCATCACTTTCTTCTAATGAATCAAAACCTTCACGAACTACAACATGACAAGTTGTACAAGCGCATGATTTCTCACAAGCATGTTCAATATGAATATGATTTTTCAAAGCAACATCTAAAATCGTTTCGCCATCTTCAGCTTCAACAACTAAACCATCTGGACATAGTTCTTCATGTGGTAAAAATATAACTTTTGGCATCTTAAAACCTTTCTTTTATTAAATTTAGCTTAAATTTCGTCAACGGTGTGACCCGTTAAAGCAGCTTTGATTGATACATCCATGCGTCGTTCTGCATAGCTATCAGTTAATTTATCAATTGCTTCAATCGCTTCTTTAATAGCATTAACATCACTACCATTTGCAAGTGTCAATAACGCATCAATAGCCGTTGCTATTTGTGTGTATTCTTGTTCATTAAGTAATTGCTTGCCATCTTTTTGCATTGCAGCTTGTAGGTTTTCAACAACACGTTTAGCTTCTACTTGTTGTTCTACTAACATACGCGCTTGAATGTCTTTTTCAGCAAAGGTCATCGAGTCAGACAACATTCCCATGACCTGTTCATCACTTAAACCATAGCTTGGTTTAACTTCAATGTATGCCTGTACGCCAGATGATTTTTCCATCGCAGTTACGCTCAATAATCCATCGGCGTCAACTTGGAAAGTAACACGTATATGTGCTGCACCTGCTGCCATAGGCGGAATATCAGTTAATACAAATTTAGCTAATGAGCGACAGTCTGATACTAATTCACGTTCACCTTGTAAAACATGGATCATCATTGCCGTTTGACCATCTTTAAACGTCGTAAACTCTTGTGCACGTGCAACAGGGATAGTGGTATTACGTGGAATCACTTTCTCAACCAGCCCCCCCATTGTTTCTAAGCCTAAAGATAATGGTAGAACATCTAATAGTAACATTTCAGAATCAGGTTTATTACCGACTAAAATATCTGCTTGAATAGCTGCACCAATTGCTACCACTTTATCAGGGTCAATACTGGTTAATAATGTTTTACCAAAAAACTCAGCAACTTCAGTCCGTACTAATGGAACGCGTGTAGACCCACCAACCATTACAACTTCAACGATTTCTTCCAAACTAGTATTGGCATCTTTTAACGCACGTTTACAAGCCCGTACCGTTTTTTTCACTAACTTAGCGATTAATTGCTCAAAGATAGATTTTGATAATACACCTGACCATTGAACTTCTTGTAAGGTTATTTCAACTTGCTCATTATCTGTTAATGATTGTTTTGCTGCACGTGCCGATTTTAACAATTCTTGTTGTAATTGTGGTGTTATTTTACCACTAATACCGGCTTCTGATTGTATCCATTCAGCAATAGCCAAATCAAAATCATCGCCACCTAACGCTGAATCACCACCAGTAGCTAATACTTCAAAAACACCTTTATGTAGATGTAAGATAGAAATATCAAAAGTGCCACCACCTAGATCATAAACGGCGATTAATCCTTCTTTACCAGAGTCTAATCCATAAGCGATCGCTGCTGCAGTTGGTTCGTTTAACAAACGTAGTACATGCAAACCAGCTAAACGTGCGGCATCTTTTGTGCCTTGACGTTGCGCATCATCAAAATAAGCAGGCACAGTGATCACAACACCACTCAATTCACCCTGTAAACTTTCTGTTGCACGATGCGCTAATACTTTAAGAATTTCAGAAGAAGCCTGAACTGCATTAATAGGACCACATACTGTTTCAATTTGCGCTAAACCACTTTCATGGGCAGAAAATTCATAGGGTAAATGTGTTTGGTCTAAATCAGTTAAAGATTTTCCCATTAATCGTTTGGCAGATACTAATGTATTCAAAGGATCGCTAACTGACTTTTCTAATGCTTTTTTACCCACCAAAACTTGCGGAGTATTCTCAGCAGATAATGCATAATTAACTACTGATGGCAGCATATCTTGCTGCTCGACATCGGTTAGTGTTGTCGCTTTACCACTACGCACAGTAGCGACTAATGAATTGGTCGTTCCTAAATCAATGCCAACAGCTAATTTATGCTCATGAGGAGCTGCCGATTGACCAGGTTCTGCAATTTGAAGTAATGCCATGCGTTTATAATCCTATTATTTCCGAATACTGCTAGTTAGATAATTAGCGAAAGAAATTAGTCGAATAACTTCTCTTCTAATAACTCTATTTCAACTTGCAGTTTTAACATAAATTTTAATTTACGAACAAGATTTGCTGTTTGCTCTAACTGCTCTGTTTCTAAAGCGGTTTCAATTTCTGTTTCTAAACCGTTAACGAGTGCTGAAATCTCTTTGTCAAAATCTTCAATCTGATCTTCGTCATCAGCAGTAAAGTCAGCTATTTTTTCTCGCCATTCCATTTGCTGCATTAAAAAACCAGTGTCTTGCAGAGTACGCTGCTCTAATTCAATATCTAAGCCATTTAGTTTTAATAAATATTGAGCACGAAGGCAGCTATCTTTTAAGGTTTGGAAAGCATCATTAATTTCAGTACTTTTTTGCATTGCCTGTAAACGGGTTCGATCGTCTTGCATTGCAAACTTATCAGGGTGATATTGTTTTTGTAAGTCACGGTAGGTTTGAGATAACCGAGTTTTATCAACAGAAAAAACAGCAGGTAGAGAAAATAACTCAAAGTAATTCAAAACAATTTCCTAACTTGGTAAACACCGATTCTATTTAAATTAACTGAGCAAACTCCACATGGGTTAATTCGCGATTCAATAAAATTGGCATAAGAATAAAACAACAAAGTCTGACCATACAAACGTATCGGTCAGACTTCATGATATTAATACAGCGTCATTTATACGCTAAAGCTTTCACCACAACCACATTCACCATCGATGTTTGGATTGTTAAATTCAAAACCTTCATTAAGACCTTCTTTAACAAAATCTAATTCAGTTCCATCTATATAAAGTAAGCTTTTTTTATCAACAATGATATTAACACCATTATCAGTGAACATTTCATCGTCATCATTCAGAACATCTACAAACTCAAGCACATAAGCCATTCCAGAACAGCCTGATGTTTTAACACCGAGACGTAGACCTAAGCCTTTACCGCGGTTCTTTAAAAAGTTTGATACATGCTTTGCAGCAGGTTCTGTTAGTGTAATAGCCAAAATTGACTCCGTTTATTTAATTCACAAACAAGTTTAAATGACGATCAAAGATCGTCACTTGACCTTATTTTTTAAGCGTTTTTACTTTTATAATCTTCAATTGCTGCTTTAATTGCATCTTCTGCAAGAATAGAACAATGAATTTTAACTGGCGGTAATGCAAGTTCAGCTGAAATATCTGTATTAGAGATTTTTGCAGCATCTTCTAGTGATTTACCTTTTACCCATTCTGTTACTAATGAGCTTGAAGCAATTGCACTACCACAGCCGTAAGTTTTGAATTTAGCGTCTTCGATAATACCGTTAGCATCGATTTTAAGTTGTAATTTCATTACATCACCACAAGCTGGTGCGCCAACCATACCTGTTGCAACGCTTTTGTCATCTTTATCAAATGAGCCTACGTTACGTGGGTTTTCATAATGGTCGATTACTTTTTCGCTATAAGCCATGAGTGTATTCCTTGTATTCGTTGAATAATGTTTACGTGCGTATTAATTAATGGTGTGACCATTCAATACTGTTAATGTCGATGCCTTCTTTGAACATATCCCATAGAGGCGACATATCACGTAAACGACCGATGTTTTCACGGATAATTTTAATTGCATAATCAATTTCAGCTTCTGTCGTGAAACGACCAATACTGAAACGGATTGAGCTATGTGCTAATTCGTCATCACGACCAATGGCACGTAATACATATGAAGGCTCAAGGCTTGCAGAAGTACATGCGCTACCAGAAGAAACAGCTAAATCTTTTAATGCCATTACTAATGATTCGCCTTCAACATAGTTAAAGCTGATATTGATGTTACCTGCAACGCGGTTTTCTAATGAGCCGTTTACATAAACTTCTTCCATATCGCTTACACCGTTAAGTAAACGGTTACGCAATGCTAGAACACGTTCGTTTTCACTAGCCATCTCTTCTTTTGCGATGCGGAAAGCTTCACCCATAGCAACAATCTGATGTGTTGCTAATGTACCACTACGCATACCGCGTTCGTGTCCACCACCGTGCATTTGAGCTTCTAAACGAATACGAGGTTTACGGCTAACATACAATGCACCGATACCTTTAGGGCCATAAATTTTATGAGCAGAGAAAGAGATTAAATCGACTTTCATTTTTTGCACATCAATCTCGATTTTGCCGGCACTTTGTGCTGCGTCAACATGTAAGATTGTTTTATTTGCACGACATAACTCGCCGTACGCAGCAATATCTTGGATAACACCAATTTCGTTATTAACATGCATTAAACTTACTAATACCGTGTCATCACGTAGTGCTTCTTTTAATTGCTCTGGTGTTACAATGCCGTCTTCTTTCGGGTCAAGGTAAGTCACTTCGAAACCTTCACGCTCTAACTGGCGACATGTATCTAAAACGGCTTTATGCTCAGTTTTAGCGGTAATAATATGCTTACCTTTTTTCTGATAAAAATGCGCAGCACCTTTAATCGCAAGGTTATTTGATTCAGTCGCACCTGAAGTAAACACTATTTCACGAGAGTCAGCATTAAGTAAGTCTGCAATTTGCTCACGAGCAATATCTACAGCTTCTTCTGCTTGCCAACCGAAACGGTGAGAACGAGATGCTGGGTTACCGAAGTCACCATCTGTTGATAAATACTGCACCATTTTTTCAACAACACGAGGATCAACGGGGGTAGTTGCTGAATAATCAAGATAAATTGGTAATTTCATTTTTTTCTCCACTGCCTCTATTTCGAGATAATATTCAGCAGTTCGCTATTAGTAAATTTATTATTCTGTTGTTCTGACACGTTTTGCACATGTTCGCTGGCCATTAATTCTTCTAATGTAATGCCATCTAAAAACGAACTAATACGCGTACTTAACTGTTCCCATAAAGAATGGGTAAGACACTGCACTCCGTCCTCTTGGCAAGCGCCCTTTCCTGAGCATTTTCGCACATCAACACTTTCATTCACTGCATCAATGATCATTGACACTGAAATCTCTGATTTTCTTTTGCCCAATTTGTAGCCGCCACCGGGGCCACGCACACTGCTCACTAATTCTTTTTGTCTGAGCTTAGAAAATAACTGCTCTAAATATGAAAGTGATATTCCTTGGCGCTCAGAAATCTCAGCAAGAGGTACAGGGCCATTGTGCTCTTTTATCGCGACATCTAGCATCGCAGTAACCGCATAACGGCCTTTTGAAGTTAATTTCATATAGAGTTCGCTATTAATGAGTGTTAATTAATTAAATCAGTTAATTGACGAGTGACTTAATACAAATATTATAAATACCTGACAAAATTAGTCAAGTAAATACCTGACAAAATTAGTCGGGTATTAAACACCTTAATTTGCTCACATAAACAGCGCTACATTTACCCAAACTTAATTTTATTTTTTATTAGTGTCTTTTTCTTTCTCTGTATTATCTTCAATAATAGTTATTGATTTTTGCATACTACTGAAAATACCACGAAGCATTCTTAATTCATTAATTTCAGGTCTAGCTCGATTAAATAAACGACGTAATTTATCCATTACTAATCCAGGATGAGCTGGCACAATAAATCCGATTTGGAATAATGTTTTTTCAAGATGTGCAAGCATCCCTTCAAAATCAGAGGCTCTTGGATATTCTTCCACCACTTCAGGAAAGGCTTCTGAAGCTAACGATGCCATACGAACTTCATAGCTTAATGTTTGTACTGCCATTGCTAAATTTAGCGAGCTATAGTCTGGATTTGCAGGAATAAACACATGAAAATGGCACTTTTGTAGTTCATCATTAGTTAAACCACTATTTTCACGTCCAAACACTAATGCAACTTTATGCTTTTTACTTTCGCTTGCTGCTTTAACGCCCATTTCTCTTGGGTCTAACATAGGCCAATCAAGGGTTCTAGGTCGAGCGCTTGCTCCAACAACGAGTCCACAATCAGCAATACCTTCGTCGAGTGTTTTATAGACTTTGTGATTTTTTAATACATCACTTGCGCCTGCAGAAAGTGCAACAGATTTACCATCGATTTCACATTCAGGATCAATCAACACTAAATCAGTTAAACCCATTGTTTTCATTGCTCTAGCAGCGCTGCCAATGTTGCCAGGGTGAGAGGTGCCAATTAATATAATGCGAACATTGTCTAGCATTGTTTTTCCTTCGTCATTCAGTGAATTTTTTGAGCACAAAGTTTAGCACTGTTTATGTAACAACTAAACCACTCAGAGCGAGCATTTTAGACTAAATATAGCAGTTATGGTCTAAAGAGAAGTACTAAAAATGCTCTGAAGAATATTTCTTATAAAAGAAGTAGATTATTTGGAACCCATAAAACGAAAACGTATTATTATGCAGTCATAGGATAGCTTTAAATTAATCTTGCCACTTTTGAATTAATCTTTGCTAATAATAGAGCTTATTATATAAATATAGATATCGAGGAACGACTTCACGTCAGTTAAATAACAACTGATTTTTACATTATGATGTCGGTAGAATAAGCTTGCATTTATTCTTAAGCAGCAGCTAATAACAATCACACTAAATTAACTGATCTATTTTACTGGTCAAAATAACTTATTTTTTCATTGTCAATTTCACAAAGACAACAACCATTAAAGAATTAACCTCTTTTGGTTAATTCTCCGACAAACGATTAACGACGTTAATCTTCGAAAGGCTTCATTTGACGCCTTAAACTAAGTCATTTTTCCTGCCCAAAATTTAGATCTATTATTTAATGTAATCACTATAGTCCCATACAGAAGATGACTTTTAATGTTCAATAATGTTTACTTAACAGGCTAAAATTCAAGCGATTAAAATATTGCACAATTATGTGACCTGTGTATAATTTCGCGCCGAAGGAATCTCCCTTCATGTTCTTTTAAAATCTAATGGTGATCCTATGCATCCAATGTTAAATATTGCGATTCGTGCTGCGCGTAATGCGGGTAAAGTAATTGTTAAAGGTTATGAAAATTTAGAGTCTGTTGAAGTTGAAGAAAAATCACTTAACGACTATGTAAGCAGCGTTGATAAAGAAGCTGAATTAGCAATTATTGGAACGTTACGTAAATCTTACCCAGACCACAGCATCGTAGCTGAAGAGTCAGGTATTGATAACGGTGCAGATACTGATCACCAATGGATTATTGACCCACTAGATGGGACTACAAACTTCATTCACGGCATTCCTCATTTTGCTGTTTCAATTGCATTAAAAATCAAAGGCCGTACTGAAGTCGGTGTTATTTTTGATCCAATTCGCAATGAATTATTCTCTGCTGTTCGTGGCCAAAGCGCACAAATCAATGGTTACCGTACGCGTACAAGTACTGTACCAAAACTAGCGGGTACTTTATTAGCAACTGGTTTCCCATTCAAACAAAAATATAACCTTGAAACTTACCTGAACATCTTCCAAGACTTCTTTACTGATGTTGCAGATATGCGTCGTGGTGGTAGTGCAGCACTAGATTTAGCTTATGTTGCAGCTGGTCGTATGGATGGTTTCTGGGAATTTGGTTTAAAACCATGGGATATCGCTGCAGGCGAATTATTACTTAAAGAATCTGGCGCAATGATGACAGACTTTAATGGTGGTAACGATTACTTCAAGACTGGTGATGTTGTTGCTGCTAATCCAAAGCTTTTAAAAGAAATGTTAACAGTTATCCGTAAGCATAACGCTTAATTGTTAAACTGATAAAACCATTAGATTTAAAATAAACCAGATCATTCGGTCTGGTTTTTTTATGTCTGCTTTATAAACTTTCCTTACATAATACCAAAAGAATTAATAAGGTGCTCATTCTTGCTGGTTAAAATCACCCCTAACTGCGTTGTGAGTTTTGAAGTTAGAACAACTATCTCCTACAAATCACGCCTTATTAGTGTTAATTTTTCCTGCGCAATCTCTGATCACTTATTTAATTCCATTGGTATAAATACCTTCCTATTAACCCTTACGATAATTCACAAAGCCTTACTCACATTACATAACAATATGAACTTAACCTTATCGGCTTCTAACGCTGAGATACTATTAACATACTAAAATAAATCATCACGATACCAGACAGCCTTTGTGTCCAACGATTCAACCATGAGCTTTTCTGTTGTTGTAGGTTTTTTAATTTATCGACCAATGCAATGAGTAAACTAAACCAGCAAAAGATTAATAGCGCATGGATAGCAACAAACAAGAAAGCAGTCGTAAGGTGCTCATCATCAAAACCAATAAATTGCGGGAAAGCAGCTAAATAGAACATTGATACTTTAGGATTGAGCAATTGTGTTAAAAAGCCTTCATTAAAACAGCTAATAAAACGTCTTTTGATTAATGTAGTGGGTTTAGAGCGAGGTGTTTCATTTTGTTCATCAAAACCAGTTGATTGTTGTAAATTGTTTTTTACCTCGCTTTTAAAAGAAGCATAAAGCGCTTTTATACCAATATAAAAAAGATAAGCAGCTCCTAATAGTTTAACCGCCATGAAGAGTTCAGCTGATTGCAAAATCAATGCAGACAACCCAAAGATAGACAAACCTCCATGGATAAAGGTGGCGGTACAAATGCCTAATAAATTGATCAATGCTGAAGATTTAGGATTGTTGGCAATTGTTTTTAATATCAATACGCCATTAGGGCCCGGTGAAATAACTAATAACAAAGCAACCAAACTAAAAGCTAACATTTCATTCATATCAATAGACCTCCCTATCCATGGACTACTTAAAACGGCTTATACGATATAAACACCAAGCTGCTTTACTTTCGCAATGTTAAATTAATACTAACCACTGCATGGTCAGTACTTTCACCATCAACATCAAAGCTGGGGTTAATTAAATGTTTATCAGTATTAATATAATCACTGACTTCAAAATAACTTGATTGCTCAGCAGCATCAAACTCACTAGAAAGCAGAATATAGTCTAATACCGAACTACTTTGACCAAAATAATGTGTCGCACCACGTGTTAATAACTTATCAGCTTCAACTTCTTGGTTCGCATCGCAAGTCATTTGCTTATTAGCTTTATGGTTGGCTTCATATAAATCCCAAGCATCTCGTAAGGTATAAAACTTAACTAACCTTTGCTGATTTTGATCGTTATTAAATAACATATTAGGCGTCATTAGATGCGCTAGAATGCCATCCTTTA
Coding sequences:
- the iscX gene encoding Fe-S cluster assembly protein IscX encodes the protein MILKWTDSLEIALALIEQYPKQDPLTIRFTDLRDWVLALDDFDDDPEHCSERILEAIQLNWIDEND
- the fdx gene encoding ISC system 2Fe-2S type ferredoxin, which translates into the protein MPKVIFLPHEELCPDGLVVEAEDGETILDVALKNHIHIEHACEKSCACTTCHVVVREGFDSLEESDELEDDMLDKAWGLESESRLGCQACLKGEDLVVEIPKYTVNIVSENH
- the hscA gene encoding Fe-S protein assembly chaperone HscA, translating into MALLQIAEPGQSAAPHEHKLAVGIDLGTTNSLVATVRSGKATTLTDVEQQDMLPSVVNYALSAENTPQVLVGKKALEKSVSDPLNTLVSAKRLMGKSLTDLDQTHLPYEFSAHESGLAQIETVCGPINAVQASSEILKVLAHRATESLQGELSGVVITVPAYFDDAQRQGTKDAARLAGLHVLRLLNEPTAAAIAYGLDSGKEGLIAVYDLGGGTFDISILHLHKGVFEVLATGGDSALGGDDFDLAIAEWIQSEAGISGKITPQLQQELLKSARAAKQSLTDNEQVEITLQEVQWSGVLSKSIFEQLIAKLVKKTVRACKRALKDANTSLEEIVEVVMVGGSTRVPLVRTEVAEFFGKTLLTSIDPDKVVAIGAAIQADILVGNKPDSEMLLLDVLPLSLGLETMGGLVEKVIPRNTTIPVARAQEFTTFKDGQTAMMIHVLQGERELVSDCRSLAKFVLTDIPPMAAGAAHIRVTFQVDADGLLSVTAMEKSSGVQAYIEVKPSYGLSDEQVMGMLSDSMTFAEKDIQARMLVEQQVEAKRVVENLQAAMQKDGKQLLNEQEYTQIATAIDALLTLANGSDVNAIKEAIEAIDKLTDSYAERRMDVSIKAALTGHTVDEI
- the hscB gene encoding co-chaperone HscB gives rise to the protein MNYFELFSLPAVFSVDKTRLSQTYRDLQKQYHPDKFAMQDDRTRLQAMQKSTEINDAFQTLKDSCLRAQYLLKLNGLDIELEQRTLQDTGFLMQQMEWREKIADFTADDEDQIEDFDKEISALVNGLETEIETALETEQLEQTANLVRKLKFMLKLQVEIELLEEKLFD
- the iscA gene encoding iron-sulfur cluster assembly protein IscA, giving the protein MAITLTEPAAKHVSNFLKNRGKGLGLRLGVKTSGCSGMAYVLEFVDVLNDDDEMFTDNGVNIIVDKKSLLYIDGTELDFVKEGLNEGFEFNNPNIDGECGCGESFSV
- the iscU gene encoding Fe-S cluster assembly scaffold IscU; protein product: MAYSEKVIDHYENPRNVGSFDKDDKSVATGMVGAPACGDVMKLQLKIDANGIIEDAKFKTYGCGSAIASSSLVTEWVKGKSLEDAAKISNTDISAELALPPVKIHCSILAEDAIKAAIEDYKSKNA
- a CDS encoding IscS subfamily cysteine desulfurase, whose protein sequence is MKLPIYLDYSATTPVDPRVVEKMVQYLSTDGDFGNPASRSHRFGWQAEEAVDIAREQIADLLNADSREIVFTSGATESNNLAIKGAAHFYQKKGKHIITAKTEHKAVLDTCRQLEREGFEVTYLDPKEDGIVTPEQLKEALRDDTVLVSLMHVNNEIGVIQDIAAYGELCRANKTILHVDAAQSAGKIEIDVQKMKVDLISFSAHKIYGPKGIGALYVSRKPRIRLEAQMHGGGHERGMRSGTLATHQIVAMGEAFRIAKEEMASENERVLALRNRLLNGVSDMEEVYVNGSLENRVAGNINISFNYVEGESLVMALKDLAVSSGSACTSASLEPSYVLRAIGRDDELAHSSIRFSIGRFTTEAEIDYAIKIIRENIGRLRDMSPLWDMFKEGIDINSIEWSHH
- the iscR gene encoding Fe-S cluster assembly transcriptional regulator IscR, which gives rise to MKLTSKGRYAVTAMLDVAIKEHNGPVPLAEISERQGISLSYLEQLFSKLRQKELVSSVRGPGGGYKLGKRKSEISVSMIIDAVNESVDVRKCSGKGACQEDGVQCLTHSLWEQLSTRISSFLDGITLEELMASEHVQNVSEQQNNKFTNSELLNIISK
- the trmJ gene encoding tRNA (cytosine(32)/uridine(32)-2'-O)-methyltransferase TrmJ, with amino-acid sequence MLDNVRIILIGTSHPGNIGSAARAMKTMGLTDLVLIDPECEIDGKSVALSAGASDVLKNHKVYKTLDEGIADCGLVVGASARPRTLDWPMLDPREMGVKAASESKKHKVALVFGRENSGLTNDELQKCHFHVFIPANPDYSSLNLAMAVQTLSYEVRMASLASEAFPEVVEEYPRASDFEGMLAHLEKTLFQIGFIVPAHPGLVMDKLRRLFNRARPEINELRMLRGIFSSMQKSITIIEDNTEKEKDTNKK
- the suhB gene encoding inositol-1-monophosphatase, whose product is MHPMLNIAIRAARNAGKVIVKGYENLESVEVEEKSLNDYVSSVDKEAELAIIGTLRKSYPDHSIVAEESGIDNGADTDHQWIIDPLDGTTNFIHGIPHFAVSIALKIKGRTEVGVIFDPIRNELFSAVRGQSAQINGYRTRTSTVPKLAGTLLATGFPFKQKYNLETYLNIFQDFFTDVADMRRGGSAALDLAYVAAGRMDGFWEFGLKPWDIAAGELLLKESGAMMTDFNGGNDYFKTGDVVAANPKLLKEMLTVIRKHNA
- a CDS encoding LysE family translocator, which codes for MNEMLAFSLVALLLVISPGPNGVLILKTIANNPKSSALINLLGICTATFIHGGLSIFGLSALILQSAELFMAVKLLGAAYLFYIGIKALYASFKSEVKNNLQQSTGFDEQNETPRSKPTTLIKRRFISCFNEGFLTQLLNPKVSMFYLAAFPQFIGFDDEHLTTAFLFVAIHALLIFCWFSLLIALVDKLKNLQQQKSSWLNRWTQRLSGIVMIYFSMLIVSQR